The genomic interval ATAATATCTTATATATGTTAATCAGTTGGTTCGGTTCGGTTCAATTTGACACAATGTGATTTCAGTTTCTTGGTTTTCGATTTTATCAAATTCAAAACATcggtttgatttattttatacaAAAATGGTTAgattatttctatttcatttaTTCAGTTtggataattatttaaattagtaattaaatactaatataaaattttagatattattttttaagttacttttttaaaaaaacatttaaatctaAAAGcgaaatgaatttaaaaaatattaatcaactaaaaattcacaaacttatacttaattcactaaaaattattttataatatatataatctatataaaaataaaaaaaattattaacttaAAATTTTGGATACTTTTTATCTGTTCGGTTTTGACACATAATCTGAAatctaataatttaaatttcatttttagCATTTGTATCCCAACTCAGATCTTTTACATTCCTTCGCATTGGTTGAAAAATAAAAGCTATTTGGCGACGCACAAAAGCCAATGAGTCGCGTTGCGAAAGGACACTCCACCCGTTAGCGACGTTGCGTGTATGATGCGTCGCGAAATGTACGTACTGATGAAATAACTTTCCATCAAATACATTCAGCAACTCTTGCTACACGTCGTGAAATGATTTACCAATTTTGCGACGCTCTCAGATTATCTTTCTGCGACGCTTCAGCTGAGTCATGTTGCCAAAAGACCCAGAAAGTTGGTGGGGGAAATTTCCCGCTACGTATCAGCGACATTGAATGTGCTCTATGTCGTCGAATGCTTACATTTCGTGACGCGTTAGCTTTGTCTTGTCGTCAAATAAACCAAAATGAAGGTGGGAAAATGAAAGCACACGATTCGCTATTTCAGCGACGCTAAGCATATCATGCGTCGCCAAATGGTAGCATAAGACGACGTTCAAAATGAGGTGCGTCGCGATAGATCATATTTCTTGTAGTGGCAAATCATGTGTTCTATTCTCGCATGAAGCATATTGCTCTGGATTATCATTTTTTTCTTGAGTTGGTTCAGAGTAACAAAGGTTGTTTATCTGATATCTCGTCCTCTGACCAGCTGGCTGAGTCTTCCtctattatattccaagattggtATATCTACGAGCTCACCATCTTGAGGGGGCCTATTGGAATATATCTTCTATCTTATATTGTGcattatattttgtatattttatatataatatttcctTTATCTCGTGTAATTCCTTATATGTCTTAGATTTATATCTTGTATATAAACATGTCTTGTATTCATTCTTTGATACATATGAAATTTATATTATCTCATTAGTTTCTACAGTATTTACaacataataaaaaatttatattcaaatctgatAAAGGAGTAAAAGTGAATCAATCACGATTGAGTAATCCAAAGACCCAATTTttcaataatttcaaaattttcgaacACGTAATCAATAGAATACACAACGGCACAAATGTCACACGTAAATATTCCATATATTCGAATTATTTATATTCCAAGTTATCGATGAGCACGTACCGACGTACCTTAATATCAAGCAAGTTCATTCTATGCATTTGTAGGTTGAATAACCTACAGTTTAACTGAATAATGTCTCGTTGATAAtcaattcaaaattttatgtcACTAGCTTAATTATGCCACGATTCTTTGTTAATCTAAAATTTCAATTTGAATAATTACCATTATCGATAAATCATATTTATTCCCAAATTTGTCGAAAAAATATTCATAAAGAAAAATTACCCCAACGAGATCAATTCCTAGTTTATTCAttgttgtatgcaaatctcgctGTGGGCTCGTTTTCTTCGAGTTTTAGGCTATTATTTTGAATCATTCTTCACCTACACATACTGATGTACATCAAAAAACCAAAGCAATTTGCGACGGGTTTTTCCGTCGCTAAACCGTCGCGAATTGGTCAAAGAGACGGTTCTAGCGACGTGCCGTTGAGCCGTGACCTTTTGCGTCGTCGCCTCACCCAAGCGACGCGACACAGTAACCGTGACAATTTGGCGACCGTCTGTAGGATGAAGTCCGTCTCCAGTATAGCGACGGTCAAAATAACACCGACGCTAACTGTAGCGACGGTAATTTCAACaacgtcgctatatttagcgacgacTATGCttctaaccgtcgctaaatatagtgACGATGGTGAAATTACCGTCGCTTCACTTAGCGACTGTTAATTAAAAACAGTCGCTTTAATTTGAGACGGTATTTTCACAACCGTCGCCAGttaaagcgacggttttttcaaTAACCGTCGCGAATTGTAGCGACGGTTAGAATTGTTCCGTCGCTATTCACCAttccgtttttttttttaaaaataaaaatatattaaaacaaTTGTACTGTATAATtagtaaaaaaattaacaacaaatttgaaaaatataatcaTATTAGTAAATAACATTTCCAAACTAGTGTTTGATACAAATATTCACCAAAAAAATGTAAACAAACGTCACTACGGTGACGGTGACTGAGTCTCATCGTCGTCGTAGTCGTCGCCGTCCTCTTCGTCCTCATCCTCGTCCTCGTCCCCGTACCCTTGCGTCGGAGGAATATAACTCTGTGAAAATCTGTGAATACGGGATGAAGAACCAACTGCTGCCCCACGAGATCGACCTCTGTGAGAAGTGCCTGGTCCAGACAGCGTGCGACCTGATGTATGCGCGGTAGCTCCCTGTGACATGCCTGCAACTAGGAGTCGGACATGCTCCTCTAGTGACGTCATGCGATCTCTCAGCATGACGTTCTCCGCCTCTGTAGCCCGCATCCTCTCGCAAAGCTCATCGTTACGACGTAACGATGAGTCCAGAATCTGGCGCATGTCCGCCTCGCGCTGGGACTCAGACGACGGACCGACATCCGATGACCTACCACGTCGACCCGGAGCCATCTCATCGGGATAGAAGGTGCTGGCCATGGACCCACACCCATAcatcctccccttcttcttCCCCCCAACCACAGTCTTGAACATGCTGTTTACCGACTGTGGGCTGGGGACAACAGGCTCCGATCCATCCTCACCAGAATTTAGTGACTGAGCCAAAGATCGCTCCATGTTCTCCTGTGatgttgataaaaatggatTATTTTTAGTGAAACGTTAATGAGAACAacgaaatttaataaacttacgtggaTCAGGCGGGATCGCGTGTCAACGAAAGATCCGTCTACATGTCGATGTGTGTGTACGTACAGCTCCCACGACGTAGGATCTCTGCCATATCGTGCTCGctgaaataaatttaataattgtaaaacattataatttaaaagtgtaaacaaatatatatatatatatatatattatatatatatatatatgttaaagTACAATTGAAAACTATTAAACTAGAAGAAATACCAGATCATGTCCGTGAGCGCTGTATGTCTTCGCACCTGCAATGTGCTTCGACGTCCCTGTACCTACCCCTGCAGGCTCGCTGTTCCTGTTCGCCTTGTTCTTGGCAGCTCTGTCCTGCCAATCCTGTTGCTGCCAAGCAGTAGTCCAAGCAGCCCATCTCTCAGGCGTGACCGTCTGTGGAGGCTGGCCCCTGCTCCTCCAACGATAAATGGTCCGACGGTATAGGATGGCACTGTTACGTAACCACAGGTCTCGTACCTGAGTATCAATATCCGCTGCCCATCTATACCTCAACTGCAATATGGAATATTTAAGTAATTTAATaggttaataaaaatttaaacatgttaTTGGAAAAATTGATTGTTTTAATAAGGACTTACACAAAACCTCTCCCAGTAAAACTGTCGCTGCTCAGGTGTCACATGTCTCCACGACCAGCCTGGATCACAGGTCTGCATTGCGAACTGTCTCGATATGTATCTCGAGACACTTTTATGATGTTGCTCAAATCTAAAACCAATAATACATGTTATTGTAATCGTTTtcgtaaaaatattaaataagtaGAACAGAATTTTGTTAAACAATTACTTTAcgattaaaaaaaaagtactTACATCCCATCCTTGATAGTAAGCTGAATCCTGTGATCAGGCGGTGGAGGAGGCGGTTCTCCAGACATATTATGTAAGctgcaaaaacaaaaatttttttattataaatatgtcaACAATAACACAAAATTCACCACTTAAGAACATATTTCCCACACTACGATACATCCAACTTCTATTTCATGTGTTATACCTTGAAGACTACAAGtgcttaaatatttatatttaattaaattaacttatCAAAAACTATACTCACGTGCTTGAAGATATGCAGATCCACGTAAGTATCAAAAACCACACAACGAAATAATATTACGCTAAAATTAAAGTTACAACTAAAATTATTTACGTAAATTAACTAAGTATCCACACTTCTATCATAAAATTTAAGTTACAACTACAAAAAATCATGCACAACATAGTAATAATATTACGCTAAACTTGCTAaataacatgcataaatttcATGTAACGTTGGAAGATGAAACATTTAATAAAGAACACGCGATAAAAATCTGACGTGTTTGAAGATATGCAGATCCACGTAACGTTGGAAGATGAAACGAAGCAGATAATCTACAAAATGAAAACGGAAAGATGTTAGTACAAATAGAAAAAACGAAACTGCAAGCCCAAAGAAAAATTGCCTGGCCTTGTGTGATTTTTCCATCAAAAGGATACTGTCAAATACAAATTTAATACATCAAATTGCCTGGCCTTGTGTGATTTTTCCATCAAAAGGATACTTTCAAATACAAATTTGTATGCATCTGTCTTGTTCTATTGATTGTTCACGTTTACTCAAAAGTTCTAAAAAACAAGATTCCTATAtagaattttttatattaaatatattatttaacccCAAATGGGAAAATATATACATTTGGTTCGGCGGTTGAGTCTCTCAATAATTTTGACTAAACTCAGTTCGATTCTCATGCCCtacatttttattaaaattttcagCAATAGGGAGGGTGTGCAATCTCTCTATTTGGTTAGTAACCGAACCGAACAGTTATATAATCGATTTTATTTCCGAATAACTGAACCGACCGAAACATTCGTAGAAATCGAATTAATCATACTGGTTATTTCGGTTATCGATCGAAATAACTGAtatcttttaaaaaaagtacGAATTTTAACAAAAAAGAAAACAATGCAGAGCTCATAAATAACAAGAAACATTGAACAAAATATATCaataacaaataaaatattgaagATAAAATCATTGGATCAATAGATATATAAGGATCAAGGAAACAACTACAGACCATTTTAGCCCCACAAGACAATTCAATAAAATGATTTCTGAAGCACTAGCTACAATTTCTGTATCAACCGAGTATTAAgctaaaaacattttttttaaagaaagcaAATGTCCGATTCAATCTGTATCCAACCAATAACGACAAATATGGGTTTTGTAGTCAAGACCCAAGAAATTAACTtgcaaataaaaaataacactaTAACTCCAATCAAATTCAAACAATACAAAACATGATACAACCAAACTTAAACGATACAGACTTGAATATATTACACAATCACCAAAACTTAAACATGACGACTATCTTTAAGGAACTATAGTCTCTCATCctcaaatcttgacaatcaaaGCAGACGAACAACACATAACATTGCCTGCCAACAGTAAACGATCGTCAATCTTTGTTTCTATTTTTGTTCACAAGTCATAGCACTTCAAATATTAAACTAATACACAAAACAAACCTTCACACTTTGGAGGAA from Primulina eburnea isolate SZY01 chromosome 17, ASM2296580v1, whole genome shotgun sequence carries:
- the LOC140818497 gene encoding uncharacterized protein, whose amino-acid sequence is MSGEPPPPPPDHRIQLTIKDGIFEQHHKSVSRYISRQFAMQTCDPGWSWRHVTPEQRQFYWERFCLRYRWAADIDTQVRDLWLRNSAILYRRTIYRWRSRGQPPQTVTPERWAAWTTAWQQQDWQDRAAKNKANRNSEPAGVGTGTSKHIAGAKTYSAHGHDLRARYGRDPTSWELYVHTHRHVDGSFVDTRSRLIHENMERSLAQSLNSGEDGSEPVVPSPQSVNSMFKTVVGGKKKGRMYGCGSMASTFYPDEMAPGRRGRSSDVGPSSESQREADMRQILDSSLRRNDELCERMRATEAENVMLRDRMTSLEEHVRLLVAGMSQGATAHTSGRTLSGPGTSHRGRSRGAAVGSSSRIHRFSQSYIPPTQGYGDEDEDEDEEDGDDYDDDETQSPSP